ATCCCAAGAAAagactaaaacaaaaaacatataggCTAAGTGTGTTTAACTTAACAGACTAAGAGGGACTTCATATGCTCTCTTTCAAaacaaccagtcagtcagtcagtcagtcagtcagtcagtcagtcaataccTCTCTCTGTCATATCTCTCTTTTTTCATAACTATTCGGTACATGACATTAGAGCATACCAGAGATGGCCTGTCATTACACGGGTAGATGTCTTTATTTGCTCATTAGGTTAACATGCCAGTTCCTCGGCTCCACCATTGTGAAGGAGGGCGGGAGTTTGCCCAGTTATGGTGCGCAGCGGAGAGGGTTGCCTGATTGCATCATCGCGAAAAGACAGCGCCGCTGATGCTATAAATAGGGTGACGTCACTTGCCCCGCCCCTTATAGTAGTTCACGTCCTCCAGCCATAAAAAGGGGTGATGCAACGAGCCGGCGACAACTGTAACTTTAGCAGCTGAGCGCGAGAACAGTCCAGCATCAGAAGAGCATCACAAACACACGCGCTTACTCTTATTTACACACAACCAGGTAAGAGACGACATTGTACATTTGTTATTCATGGCTTTTCTGGAACACGCTGTGGGAAAACGTCTATAGTGTGTTTGGTTTAGGCTACTAAAGAGGGATTTTTGCGTTTTTTGGGTCAAGATTTGGGTATTTAGGTTTGAGTTAACgaactattttttttaacaatattttatttagctataaTGTACATACATTACTGTTTATTTACGTTAATATTTATTCgatatttattacaaaatgtattaaaaccgATTACTTTTAGTTCTCCTGTTTTCAAATAGTTTTAACCGACTAAACCGACTGTTATGTTACGTCAGTGAGTTTACTTCATCGACGATGTGTAACACGAATACAACTCATTAAATAGTTAAAGATTGTGACTTTATATACTTAGTATTGAAAACCTgtcaatgaaattaaaatattaggACTAATATAAAGTTGTTAATTAATATTTGATGGGTTTAGAGTATTATCTTAGCTTGTCCTATGCTATACTGTATTCGTTCAGTTGTACACAAATAGTGACTAAACGTTTGTGGAAATGAGTGTTTATGACAAAAAAGCgataacatactgtataaagaaGAGTAAAACGTCTTTAATAcgttattgtaaaaacaaaatatttacagcTGTGGTAGCCAGAACCTATAAAACCCCATATAAATACTGCTATAATGTAACAAGCAAGATAAAACTTTAACAATTGTATGTTGTACAGTTTCTATCTAGAATTAAATGGTAACGttactgtttatttatgttcatatttatttgtttaaaattgattaaaactaattgtttttagttCTCCTGATTTCAAATTGATTTAACCGACTAAAACTGTACGTCACTTCAAAGACGATGTGTGACACGAATACAACTCATTAAATAGTTAAAGATTATAacttttactttattacaaaGCTGTCACTCAGATGTTTAAAATATTAGGATTAATATAAAactgttatttaatatttgatgGGTTTAGACTATTCTGCTAGGGAGTCGTTGCTTTATGTATTCTTGTCATGTCGTAcacataaattaacaaaaaagttTGTTGAAATGAGtgtttatgacaaaaaaaagcGATTACATACTGTATAAAGAGAGTAAAACGTCTATAATACGttacagtaaaaaacaaacacaaaatattgACAGCTGTGGAAGCCAGAACCTATGAAAACccctataaatactgtaataacaagtaaaatggcattttaataaTTGTATGTTGTACAGTTTTTATCTATAATTAAATGGCATGGTTTTATTCTACACTATTATTTGAGCAATTAAATTATGGTTGTCATTGTAAGATTTACTGAGAATGACATGTGGTAAAAAATTGTTAGCCAAATTATTTTCTGCTCATGATAATTAGCCTTTTATTAGCCAGTTGtgtctgtataatataatataatataatataatataatataatataatataatataatataatataatataatataattataaacataAATCACATAAGTAATAtaacaaaactaaacaacatAAGAACTTGTGAATACCATTTTCTCCCTAAATCATaactttatcattttaaatgcatattattgaattaatttaatattatattaatcacCTTGTTGAatgtaatatttatgtaaatatcataaatgacaatattatttaacaatgaatctatattttaattacaatatctgtataattgtttataattattaacaCATTATAACTCTTCAATATATCAATATAATTATAACAGTATGcaatttaatacttttatttcttaaatacaatatttaatgcattttaaatgttatttttattacaattaataagtTTTACTGTACAATTTTGACGTTATTCATTTACTAACTTTAAAACAGTTAATTTAGCAGTTTTATAGAGAAAAGTGTAacatttattgacttatttatctAGCCAGTTTCCTCATCAACAGGATGATTTAACTGTTGTTTGGTATTTTCTCTAGATTTCGGCATGATGCTTCAGCACCCTGGTTTGGGTCCGTCAGAGATCAGTGCGTCAGCTTTGGTTCCCTGTCTCTCTCCGCCCGGCTCTCTCACGCTGGACGACTTCACCAACTTCACTCCATTAGTGAAAGAGGAGCTGCGCTACGCCATCCAGAACAAACGCCTGTCCAACGGCATAAGCAGCCTGACCACTGACAGAGCCTGCATGAACACTGAGAGACCCACCGAACTACCTGTGATGAAGCGAGAGGTAAGAGCCACTCATTTACTTGCACAactttttaaaagtgtaatttttCATATTTCACATTAGTTATATTGAGTAACGTGGACGTAGAAAAGCCATGCTTGCACAATTCTCTTGTTCATCCACTTGTGGGCATTTTAGGTAGTTTTGGCTTTCCCAAAATGATGAATGTTGTTATTTCAGACTGTCCCAGAGGAGAATGACCGAAGGAGAAGAAGAAGGGAAAGAAACAAAATTGCAGCAGCAAAATGTCGGAACAAGAAAAAGGAGAAAACCGACAATTTACAAAAGGTATTACTTGTTTTTTAGCATTTGATTCAAATGtaacatttatataaacatatattatatgtgttattttttattattgatctTTTTTGCTATTATAAACTGCAGTTGATTACATTCTCCTTAttacatctacagttgaagtcagaataattagccccctttactttttttattcttttttaattattcccCAAATGGtgttaacagagaaaggaaattttcacagtacatctgataatattttttcttctggagaaagtcttatttgtttcatttcagctgaatactagtgtcttgaaaaatatctaataaaatattatttactgtcatcatgacaaagataaaataaatcagttattagaaatgagttataaaaactattgttgaaaaatcttctctccggggcttataaatctgacttcaactgtacctactATAGATGGggtaaataacattaaataaagttctTAATTATAAAGTTCTGAACTATTCTGaagtaaaatttaaaattaataatataaactgAAAGCTTTAGATAACAAGTATTAAAATTTAAAGCATCTGATTCAAATATTAATTgtctttaattcaattaatttagttttgttgtctgtttttgcaaatgttatgcttgcattacatttaaaatgacaattgcgTCTGGATTAAAATatatacttacatttttttactttttaactgtttttaaaagcttaaataacacataatatataataaagctATTTCATTGTCtatttattatttgagttttttatattatatattaataagtcATGCTATATATTTATTAGTGCGGTCAAATAATTAATCGCGATTTATCACATCCAACATAATGTATGTGTACTCggtgtgtataaatataatatgaaattagaagtgaaaataataatattaaataaaaactgacTGCTGTTGTTAACAATAAAATTGATGTGATTCAAACATTAAAGGCAGTAAAAATTTTCatatcttcattttcttttcggcttagtccctttactaatctggggtctctacagcagaataaactgccaacttatccagcatatgttttacgcagcggatgacctttcagctgcaacccaacactgagaaaggcagtaaaaataaaacattcaataaa
Above is a genomic segment from Danio aesculapii chromosome 20, fDanAes4.1, whole genome shotgun sequence containing:
- the atf3 gene encoding cyclic AMP-dependent transcription factor ATF-3 is translated as MMLQHPGLGPSEISASALVPCLSPPGSLTLDDFTNFTPLVKEELRYAIQNKRLSNGISSLTTDRACMNTERPTELPVMKRETVPEENDRRRRRRERNKIAAAKCRNKKKEKTDNLQKESEKLESINAELKAQIEELKNQKQQLVYMLNLHRPTCIVRAQNGQTPEDEKKLFIQQIKESTLQGLGFTTNGPTHTAIPTSCGHL